The stretch of DNA GCACGTGCTGGAAACCCCGACTGCCCAGCATGAGGATTGACTGGACCACGGAGAAGGCAGTGAAGCCGTAGAAGGACGTCCGGGTCCCCACATCCTGTTCATAGCCTTTAATAACGGCTCCACTCAGTCTATATGGAAAGACCAAAGTGGATGGCAGGGATGGAGGGGAGGAAATTGTGGGGGTGGATGGGGCaaaaaggtggggctggagacacactccattttctaaataaaagcaTTGGGACACTTGTCTGCTTTCCCATAATAGTCCATGTCGACAGGCACGAGGCAGGAGGTGGAGAACATACCGGAACACATAGTCATGGCTGTCTATCTCCGGGCCCACGTGTGAATCGTTCAGGATGCCCCCGTTGCCCACCACGGCACAGGTGATACACCTGGAGCTCCCCGAGGGGAGGCTGGCCAGGAGCAGCTGCTGCTGGGGTACCGGAGGGAAGCGGGTCACCACCTTCTGGACCACTGGAACAGAGCAGGGCTNNNNNNNNNNNNNNNNNNNNNNNNNNNNNNNNNNNNNNNNNNNNNNNNNNNNNNNNNNNNNNNNNNNNNNNNNNNNNNNNNNNNNNNNNNNNNNNNNNNNNNNNNNNNNNNNNNNNNNNNNNNNNNNNNNNNNNNNNNNNNNNNNNNNNNNNNNNNNNNNNNNNNNNNNNNNNNNNNNNNNNNNNNNNNNNNNNNNNNNNNNNNNNNNNNNNNNNNNNNNNNNNNNNNNNNNNNNNNNNNNNNNNNNNNNNNNNNNNNNNNNNNNNNNNNNNNNNNNNNNNNNNNNNNNNNNNNNNNNNNNNNNNNNNNNNNNNNNNNNNNNNNNNNNNNNNNNNNNNNNNNNNNNNNNNNNNNNNNNNNNNNNNNNNNNNNNNNNNNNNNNNNNNNNNNNNNNNNNNNNNNNNNNNNNNNNNNNNNNNNNNNNNNNNNNNNNNNNNNNNNNNNNNNNNNNNNNNNNNNNNNNNNNNNNNNNNNNNNNNNNNNNNNNNNNNNNNNNNNNNNNNNNNNNNNNNNNNNNNNNNNNNNNNNNNNNNNNNNNNNNNNNNNNNNNNNNNNNNNNNNNNNNNNNNNNNNNNNNNNNNNNNNNNNNNNNNNNNNNNNNNNNNNNNNNNNNNNNNNNNNNNNNNNNNNNNNNNNNNNNNNNNNNNNNNACATGGGGTTGAGCGCCCACAGTTTTGCTTGAGCCTGGAGGAGAGTGAAGGTTCTGGAGTCAGCTTTCCAAAAATGGCAATGTTCCTGGAGGTGTGGGGACAACAGCTGGGCACAGGGCTGTCTTCTTGTCCTTTAGTTCCACGATTATAGAATAAGGATTCTTGTCCCACAGGCCAGAACTGGCCACACTCTGTCCCCACAGACTGCTAATCTGCCCCAGGCCTTCTTCAATGCTTCCAAGGCAAACATACCCTTTTCACCCACACCCTGCTGAGTGGTCGCGACCTTGTTCTGGACCTGCTTTCTCCTCCCTGATTGGCTGTCATAGGAAGGAGGGATGACCCAACAGCAGTGCTGGGCCAATAGCAGTGCTGGGCCGAGCTCAGGGTGGGCCAAGGTAAAACTGACAGCTGAGCCTAGAGGAAGGGGCTAattgggatgggggtggggtgtggaggTTGAGGAAGTGAGGAGGTCCCAACTCACCGTCTGCAGGCCCCCTACATCCAAATTGTATTCTTCCTCAAAATCCCACCGAGGCTCAGACTTGAAGTCAGAGGCTTTCAGCCTTTGACTTCTTTTGGTGGAGGGTCGTGGGAAAGAGGCCGGGGATGGGTTGACCTGGGCTGCCTTCTCCTTGGCTGGAACAGCTGCTGTGGCCCTtggcctcttcctctgctttgtcAACACTGCTCCTGTAGTTGCCAGTATCCTGCCCCTACTTTCTGGAACAGGAGTCTTTGCCGCAGGCTCCTCCTTGCCCTgatctttcctcttcttccccccctCTCCTCTGGCTGCCATTCCGCCCTGATTCTTCAGGCccagagctcctgtcctgactgaGGTCATCTCCTTGTCTCGAGGTCTCAGTGGCAGCTCTATGCTGAGTCTGTGGAGTGCGGCCTTTTGAAGCATCTCCTGAgacttttcttccttgttcttctctTTAAGCTGATACCTGGACACAGATAACTCTTGATGAAGGTTGGATGTTATACAAACAGACCAGAAACATCACTAGCAGGCAGGGGGACGGCTCAGTGAGGAAGAGGGCTTACTGTACGAGCGTGAGCGCCTGAGTCTgactcctcagcacccatgttaataaaacaaaagcgTGCAGTGAGGACAGCcgtgcatgtgcctgtaaccaGCGCTGGCTTCCTTTATTACTCTCCTCCTTAGCTTTTTAGGCAGAGTTTCTCAGTGAAACTGATACCCTCTGACTCAGCTGGATTGGGGGGCTAACCCAACCCCGGGAATCCTCATGGTTTGCAggcctgtgggtgctaggattaaaactcGGGGCCTCATGCTTctgtgagccatctccctagcccttgtTTTTCAACTTTCATGTAAGTCTGTTGAAAGTCGTCTGTGatagtttggatgagaatggcctcGCAGGCTTGTTTGGATGCTTGggtcccagttagtggaactgtttgggaaagattaggaggtatggccttgttggaggaggtgtgccactgggagTGGGTGACACCCAACATGGGGTCCCAACCCATGGCCCTGAGATTAAGAATCTCAAGCTCTACCGACTAAGTTagatcttcaggttaaaccccattgtctatctctgggcttttattaccTGTGCTacaggtgggctttgaagtttcaaaagcacaggccaggcccagtgtttctctctctctctgcctacagaCCAGAATGTATAGCTCTCAGCCCCACACCCGTCTATCTGCCTGTCGccacactccctgccatgatgatgatggactaagcCTCTGCAGCTGTAAGCCtgctccagttaaatgttttcttctataagttgccttggtcatggtgtctcttcacaacagtggCATAGTGACTAAGACAGCATCCTTCCGTTATGCAGCCTGTATCACAGAGCCCGTGAGTACCTACCTGTTTTGTGTTTCCCAGACTAGACGTCTAGGTAAATGTGTTATCCAGAGTTTGGAGGGAATTCCTGGGTGTATGGGGAAGGAGTCCTTCTCTAACTAGTCTGGCCATGACCCAGGTGCAATCCCACGGTCTCAGTTTCTGCTCATTTGCCCCTCCCATCGAGGCCTCCTGTTCATCTTGGATAGATGTCTCTCAAGCCCTGTCTGCTCCTACCgttatttttctcctctgtttgTGAGAGACTTACTGAGGCggtgggaaggaaaaagaaaggagcatGAAATGGACAGACCCAGAGATCTGAAAACCtgagctcctcccctcccctgctcatGTGATCGGAGGATTCCTAACCTGTCTGATTCCTGGCTCATCTCATCTGTATGAGACCGCTGCTTCTGCCATCTGGGCAAAGCCTCCTGCCGCTGTCCACCAGTGCAGGGCACCGGTGCAAACTGCATGCACAGGGCTGGCAAGACGCTCGGCAGCTGAAGGCACTGACTGTCAAGACTGTGATCTGAGCtggatctccaggacccaccaactccctcaagctgtcctccgacctccgCACAGCTGGCATATCTcccaaaataaagaagtaaaatgacCAATGGTGgcggtgcacaactttaatcccagcactcgggaggctgaggcaggtagatccctgtgagttccaggctagtctggtctacacagtgagtcccagggtaTACAAGGCTATGTACaaaagtcctgtctcaaaatagataaataaaagctATCTAGccggcttagcagttaagagcatgagCTACTCTCACAGAGAATTTGgattcagttccagcacccacgtggtggcatacaaccacctgtaatagtTTCGGGGCATCCAAcaccttctgacttccacaggcaccaggcatgcatatggcgTGCTTACATACACGTAGGCAAAACcgtcatacacataaagaaaatgtaaaatagctGGACGATATGTCAcgcgcctttattcccagtacttgggaggcagaggcagggagatctttgtgagttcaaggccagcagagtgaattccaggacagccaggggtatgcagagaaagtctgtctcgaaaaaccaaatatatatatttatatttatataacatagtaactgtaataaaaataaagatgtatatTTAACAAGTATTAGTCACTTCCTCTCAcacctgtgttgttttgttttattagagacagggagccctgcaacccaggctggcttctggcTCACTATGTACCTTcagttcctctttctcctgcctccatctctcaagggctgggattacaggctgtgcCACTAAGTCCAGCAAGGAAATGGATGTGAACTACGCACAGAGGAGTGGTCAGTTTGAAGGCATAAATAATATACTCTAAGTGACCAGTAATGCTCTGTGTCCCACTAAGGGAAGAAGCCAAAGCCCTTCTTGGTGGAATTTAACCAAGACTTGGGTTCTCTACTTCACTCTCCTTTGTCTTCTGTCCTATGGTGATTTGTTTCTCAAACctgaatctgtgcctgcctgaaGGCGGTATTGGGAGTCTGTCCCTAGTTCCGAGTCTGTCAGCGAGTGACTGCATATGTACAAAGGGCTTTGCTCTGTCTTTCCTGAATGGCACAGAAAGCATCACAACGGGAAGGAATGGGATACTCTACAGAAATCTTCAACAGAGTTTTACAAGGGATTAAGTCATTGGCTCCAACAGACCCAACTTCCGTATTACAAGTACCATTGTTTATCAAGCAATATCCAAATGTTGTGCCCAACATTTTATAAGATTGCTTCCaccctttatttttattgccttCAGGAAATGATATGCAAGCATTGTTCTCTGAGTCAGGAACACCAAGGAGTACATAATTTCAATTTAGGGTTATAGCTATACGGTAGTTCAGGTTGTAAAAGTTAGTGTCATGGGAAATTCAAGGCAAGCAAGCTTGTTATACTGTTTCACACTTGTTATATTGTAACATAAAAGGCAGGCTGAGCACACAGTAGAATAGCCAGTCTCATGTGATCTCAGGGAGGACGATTAACTCTGGCTGGGAGCTCCAGAAAAAGCTCCAGTCTCTTAGATAGAAGAGACATTGTCGTGGTATTGTCACAGAGGACATGAGAAAAGTGTCACTCAATGGCTGTTCATGAAATGTCTCTTCTGTGCAGGGTATGctgatacacatacacaggctGCAGATTTGAATAAAGTCGGGCGTCAGGGCTGGACAGTGGGAGATGGTTGCTGTTGGGCTGGACAGTGGGAGATGGTTGCTGTTAGGGGTGAAGACAAAGAGAATCCTGCCAGGCAGAAGAAATGCAGCGGACAAGTGGGCAAGAACCTCTGCTAACCTTGCCTTGCTATTCTGCCTTGCTCAGCCGGGGCCAACTTTTTGGTTACCTCATATCTCTTGCCTTCCTAaactaggaaaaaacaaaaacaaacaaacaaacaaaaaaacaaaacaaaacagagacctGTTCTAATCTTCCAGAAAGGACACTGTCTGTTCTGACCTTGAAACTGAATAAAGACCTAATTTAAGGTTTCTAAGCAGATGCTGGGGAGGAGTAGAGTCCTTGACTCTTAACCAGGGAACCAGGGGCCTTCTtccttggaacacacacacacacacacacacacacacacacacacacacacacattggcctgatacagaaaatgcatttctctgtatgtattttaagtttgtttgcttatttcgagacagggtttctctatgtaaggTAGCTCTGGccaacctggaacttgctctgtagactaacCTTTGCTTCATAGATTTgcctgcctcgtgagtgctggaattaaaggtgtgccccatgACCACCcagctatttttgttttgaaacgaTGTTATGTCTGCGAGTGGGTGTGTGCATGAGAATTCAGGTGCCCACAGAGCTCGATGTAGTGCTAAAAGTTacacccagatcctctgcaagaccagtaatcactctttttaattttgtatttatttatgtattttttttttttttaggtatgaGTGCTCCgtcttcatgtatgtctgcacgctagaagagggcatcagatcccattataggtggttgtgagccaccatgtgggtgctgggaattgaactcagagccttgaaagagcagccagtgcccttaaccatgAGTCATCTTCAGCCCCCTGGTACTCTGAACTGAGGAAACTCTCTAGCATGCATAtgatacagatacatacatgtgtatatgtttcatatacatatgtatttttaaaacattaagacaGTTGTCAcatgtcccaggctggcctcaaaatcactgTGTCGCCAAGGataggatgactttgaacttgtgatcctcctgtctccaactcccagaTGCTGGGGTTCCAGGAATGCCTCACTATGAccagtttgtgcagtgctggggaacaAGCaccctaccagctgagctacgtCCCTAACTGAAGGCAATGGACCTGCTGCATGAAGCAGCTCCCAGCGCACAGCATGGACGGCTGTATGGAGAGAAAAAGAACCCCTCTTTGGGATCTGTCTCGAGGCAAGGGTGGCTCAGTGGCTCTGGGGGACGTTCTGTCTGTAGATGCTCCGGTTACTTGATGACTTGTTTAAGTTTTACAGGAAGTCGAAGCAATGACCTAGGTAGAGACAAAATTATGTAA from Microtus ochrogaster isolate Prairie Vole_2 chromosome 7, MicOch1.0, whole genome shotgun sequence encodes:
- the St6galnac1 gene encoding alpha-N-acetylgalactosaminide alpha-2,6-sialyltransferase 1, translated to MPYLPAAWALEITMPPCGLILYATPQRSSLTNIGKYQLKEKNKEEKSQEMLQKAALHRLSIELPLRPRDKEMTSVRTGALGLKNQGGMAARGEGGKKRKDQGKEEPAAKTPVPESRGRILATTGAVLTKQRKRPRATAAVPAKEKAAQVNPSPASFPRPSTKRSQRLKASDFKSEPRWDFEEEYNLDVGGLQTPCSVPVVQKVVTRFPPVPQQQLLLASLPSGSSRCITCAVVGNGGILNDSHVGPEIDSHDYVFRLSGAVIKGYEQDVGTRTSFYGFTAFSVVQSILMLGSRGFQHVPLGKDVRYLHFLEGTRDYEWLEAIFLNQTMAKTKLHWFRHRPQEAFRDALDMDRYLLLHPDFIRYMKNRFLRSKTLNTARWRIYRPTTGALLLLTALHLCDKVSAYGFITQGHERFSDHYYDKSWKRLIFYTNHDFNLEKTVWKRLHDEGIIRLYQRPEHPEEKN